Below is a genomic region from Castanea sativa cultivar Marrone di Chiusa Pesio chromosome 2, ASM4071231v1.
ATGGGTGTAACAAGCATATTAGTTGgtgaagaggataaaattgaAATGGATGGTCAGATTTTACAGAAATAACTTTGGACGATTGCACTAGGGTAAGGGATGAAGAGAGTAGGTAACGTGACAACATAGTGAGTGAACGGATTAACCTTATTAGACAGACAGTAACGTAGATGGACGCTAAGGTGGACGCTGGCCATAGCCACGTGACACCTACATGGTTTACTTGGTCTTCAAGGAGCCTCAAACGAAAATAACTTGTGCTCCATTATTAACCTTAGtcaacataatttttatatggAAAGGGTCTCACCAAATATGCGCATTTATGAGGATCTTTTCTACAAGGAAATGTTCCCCTTCACCAAGGAACCGAGGTCGGTTTCCctactactataaaaacccaaaaccctcaaaaactaaggtacgcataatttacccaactttggcactctagagttgtgatagttttctaacttaaccttcggagggtatttgaccggtaccacaccggtactttCTTAAGGTCTTCTCTTTTGGTATTGTGCAGGTGTTGTGTTGAGCATGTGAGGATCGTGGGGCTTATTAacgattttcagcatcatcagttggtAATGAGGTAAACCTTGGAGCTTTGAGGCAGGGGTTATCAAAATTCTCCCAGAAGTCAAGTTCATCTGGCAGGGACTTGCAGAATTGAATCTCCCTCCTTCTCAGAGTTATGCATGACCTTTATAGTGGTGTAAAGCTGAGCACTGCAGCCTGTAGGGGAGAGTGTTGTATTGTTATCAAACTCAAACCATTACAGTAGAAGTATTGTTTTGCTACATTATTTATTCATACCATCAAACGATTATTTTGTAGCCATCTAGCTGAGAAATGAGAAATTGATCTAGTTAATGCTTTGCAAGTTCCTATATAGACCCGTGTCTGAAGAATATTAGTACTTTTGCACAAACAATTAGCTGAGAGTATGACTATCTTCAGTTTTTACAAGTTAACTATATGCTGCCATCTATCCCATATTTGCATTACACATTAGTACTGTAATAATATTACCGCTTAACTGATGAAAACTATTATCAATATATACTGTTCTAAACTATTTTTGAGCTGCATTTGGGGAAAAAAGTAATACTCTTTTCTCCGAAAAGTAATAAGAAGAAATTTTCAACAATTTGCAGACATGTTTACCAAAGCATACATTACCCTGAAAGAGAAGTGACGATTCATTGGAAATACGCACACAGTCATGAAGTAAAAGCAACTTCTGTTAATAGTAGTAGGTTAGAGTTACAAGTTATAGAAACATTCTGGTccttcaaataaataaatctgaATTCGTGGTAATTTGTcaatgcaagaacaaaatgcttATACATGCACAAATTAGTCATATACAAAGACGCTAAAAGTAATCAAAGCTTTATCATGGACCATGCCTTAAAGCCGAAAACATATGTATGAGGAAGCAATACTGTGTCAAACAAGCTATATATTACATATAGCTTCTTTGCAGCTAGTTGTTGCGCTCTCTAAATGGTGATCTTGCATCAGAAATGGCTTCATATTTCTTTGTTGAAGGAGAAGAATGaatattcaagttctcttttACAGACTGCAATAGCTCATCATCCTCCTCCTTCAGAACCATCCCTGAACTGTTATTATCAAAAGAGTGCACCATATTGCTCAAAACACCCATCATTTGTGAGTCTGCAGCAGACAACTCACTAATCCTGTCACTCAGGCCCGCAATAAAACCCAATAAGTTTTCCCTATCCGACGACAATTTCATGACATCTTCAAGTAAACTTCTTTTTTCGCTCTTAAGCTCATTAATGAAGGCATCTGAAGTTTGCAGCTTTGTCTCCATTTGAGTAGTCAAATTCTTCATTTCCAATTGTTTTGCATGCAGTTCAGCTTCAATTTTCAGTGCCTGCTGTCTTGAATGACATAAAGATCTTTCCTGCAATTCCAATTTCTGTTGTATATTACGGATATCATCTTCAAGTTCCCCAACCATCAACTTCTTCTCTTCAACCTCTAGTACAGCCAAAATCTCAGCTGCAGCAATCTTTTCCCAAGCTTCATGGACCAAATTAATCTCTGCCTGCTTCTCAGCAAGCTGTGAAGAAAAAGAGACTAATGAGCTATTAAACTTTTGTTCCAGTGACTTCACAAACTGCATGAGATCATCTATTCTCTGGTTTTTCTCATCTAGGAGGTGGATAATATTCTCTTTCTCATGCTCAAATGTTCTCTCTGAAACAATTTGTGAGAGAATAGCACTTTCAAATTCTCTTCTCAATGATTCTTGCTCCAGCCACCCAACCTCTTTCTCGAGTTGCTCTAGAATCTTGTCCTTCTCTGTCATAGTTTGGAAAAAGCTCGTTTTCTCTGACTCGAAGGACATAACTGTCTCCATTCCTGCAAAACTAGCAGCTTCTGCTTCCCTTTTTTTGAGCTCTTGTTCCTGTAACAAAATCTGTTGCTGGAGATTATCCATTCTTATGTCTTTCTCTTCTAACATCTGTAAGAGGCCATTTTTCTCTTGCTTGATTGTTTCCCCAACATCTATTTGTGCCAGAAGAGAAGCTTCTAGCTCTTTCCGCACTTCATGATTTTCTTCAAGTTCACCTTTCAAATGTTCGGCAATTGATTTCCAAATCTgcaattcaaattcaatttcattttccTCACATATTTTCTCAGCTAATTCAGTATTTGCTCTCTCTAAGGCATCACAAACTTCTGTAAGTTTCTCCTTTGAGCTGCTCTCAATCTGCAAAACTTGTTCTTTCAAGAGAAGTTGACACCTGGACGATTCCTCAAGCATTTCCCTGTACCTCTCAAGTTCTTTCTGCATTATAAGCTGCTGCTCTTCAATGAATTCCAAGGACTCAACCCTCCTCAATAACGATTCTGCCTTCTCGCGTTCTTCTATGATATCTGTCTGGGCTCTAACCAGAGCGGTATTCTTCATCTCCCTGTAGCTCTCAAGTTCTTTCTGCATTAAAAGCTGCTGCTCTTCAATGACTTCCAAGGACTCAACCTTCCTCAATAACGATTCTGCCTTCTCCCGTTCTTCTCTGATATCTATCTGGGCTCTAACCAGAGAGGCATTCTTCATCTCCAGCTGCTTCATCAATAAAGAAACattatcctctctctctttgtcactTATAACCAGTTCAGCCTTTTCCTTTGCAAGCTTCAATTGAGCCTCAGAAAGGGCAGCATTCGTCGTCTCCAGCTGCTTCATCAATAGAGAAatattctcttctctctctttgtcaCGTACATCCATTTCAGCCTTTTCATTTGCAAGCTTCAATCGAGCCTCAGACATTCCTAGTTTTAGCTCCTCATTCTCCAGCTTCAACTGCATAGCTAAGGACTGGCAACCTTCAAACTCCATCATAAGCTCTTTCATTGCAGCATCTTTATTCTCCAACTCAGACCGAGAGTCATTCAGCTCTGCCACCAGTTTTTCCAGTTGAGAACTCAACTCAGCTTCTTTAGCCTTAAGATTTGGAGTACACTCTCTATGCATCTGCTCCAAACTTTTGAGCTTGTTTCGTAGCTTAGCTAGAGAAGATGAAGCTCCTGATTCTTGTATTTGAGCTTCTTGAAGTTCTCGGAGGGATATCCGCAACTCCTTATTTTCTTGCTCAAGCTTCCTCGCTTGATATTCCATTTCTTTATAAATGGTCTCTTTTGTGCCCAGCGAATGCCTTAGCGCTGAAATTTCATTGTCCCTGTCAGTAGTGAGGCTATCCAGTAGTGATTTTGCATCCTGGCACTCTGTAAAAGCATTCTCAAACCGTGTCTGGAATTCAGAAACTTGAACTTCCAGATATTTCCTCCGGCTTTCTTCATGAGCCAGGGCTTGGTTGCACATTTGTAGCTTGTTTTTCAGATCTTCTGAGATTCTGGTTTGAGAATCTAAGCTTGTCTGTAGAGAGCAAATCTCATCAAACAATGTAGATTTCTCCTGCTCCCATTCCTTCTTACTTGCCCTGAACTGATTTCGTAGCTTTTCATGAGCTTCTTCTAGATGTGCAAAATGCTCCTTCTTCCATTTTAGCTGATCTTCAAGCTTCCTGTTCTTATCCTCTAGATTGAGCAACATATCATCTCTTACGCTCAGTTCTTTAGATGCTTTAGCTCTTTTCTCTGCTTCTGAACACTTCTTCTGAGAAACTGATAGACACCCTTTAAGGCCTTCAATCTCTTCCTTATGTGCCCGAATGCTTTGCTCTTGATTCATGATCTTCTCATTGGCCTCATCTAAAGCTAACATCAaatctctgttttctttttcccattTAAGGCAATTCTCATCATAATCAACTCGATGCTTGTCATTTGCAGCTCTCAGACGTTTAATGATAGActctttttcattgaaactgCATTTAAGTTCCTCACACATTTGCTTAACCTCAGAGATTTCTTGTGTCTTGTCATTTAATTCTTGAGATTGCTTCTCAATTTCCAGACTTGCCTTCTGTAGTTTGATGAGTTGTTCATTGTGGGCTTTCTTCAAGTTCTCAAACAATTCAGCTTTGATTTTGTATTCTGCCCTGAGCTTCTCAATCTCAGCTTTAGCATCATCTAGATCCTCATAAGCCCTctccattttctttattttacagcaataaaatcccaaaattttcctGATTGCAAGCAAAAAACAAACTAAGAAAATAAGTTGAACTGGATTTGAGTACCATGATTCCATTAGGTAGACACAGAAGAACATCATGCAGCCAGAAGagacaacattaagtcataaaCGTGCAACATAATTCTAACTATACCAGAAACTTCAAGAGTCATAATTGTTCAAATGAATTCCTCAATTTTCTAATCAGCTATTGTATGACACAGGAACATCTATTATACAAGTGTCACTCCTAAAGTTTATTCTATATTCACAATGACTAAATT
It encodes:
- the LOC142623743 gene encoding uncharacterized protein At4g38062; the protein is MERAYEDLDDAKAEIEKLRAEYKIKAELFENLKKAHNEQLIKLQKASLEIEKQSQELNDKTQEISEVKQMCEELKCSFNEKESIIKRLRAANDKHRVDYDENCLKWEKENRDLMLALDEANEKIMNQEQSIRAHKEEIEGLKGCLSVSQKKCSEAEKRAKASKELSVRDDMLLNLEDKNRKLEDQLKWKKEHFAHLEEAHEKLRNQFRASKKEWEQEKSTLFDEICSLQTSLDSQTRISEDLKNKLQMCNQALAHEESRRKYLEVQVSEFQTRFENAFTECQDAKSLLDSLTTDRDNEISALRHSLGTKETIYKEMEYQARKLEQENKELRISLRELQEAQIQESGASSSLAKLRNKLKSLEQMHRECTPNLKAKEAELSSQLEKLVAELNDSRSELENKDAAMKELMMEFEGCQSLAMQLKLENEELKLGMSEARLKLANEKAEMDVRDKEREENISLLMKQLETTNAALSEAQLKLAKEKAELVISDKEREDNVSLLMKQLEMKNASLVRAQIDIREEREKAESLLRKVESLEVIEEQQLLMQKELESYREMKNTALVRAQTDIIEEREKAESLLRRVESLEFIEEQQLIMQKELERYREMLEESSRCQLLLKEQVLQIESSSKEKLTEVCDALERANTELAEKICEENEIEFELQIWKSIAEHLKGELEENHEVRKELEASLLAQIDVGETIKQEKNGLLQMLEEKDIRMDNLQQQILLQEQELKKREAEAASFAGMETVMSFESEKTSFFQTMTEKDKILEQLEKEVGWLEQESLRREFESAILSQIVSERTFEHEKENIIHLLDEKNQRIDDLMQFVKSLEQKFNSSLVSFSSQLAEKQAEINLVHEAWEKIAAAEILAVLEVEEKKLMVGELEDDIRNIQQKLELQERSLCHSRQQALKIEAELHAKQLEMKNLTTQMETKLQTSDAFINELKSEKRSLLEDVMKLSSDRENLLGFIAGLSDRISELSAADSQMMGVLSNMVHSFDNNSSGMVLKEEDDELLQSVKENLNIHSSPSTKKYEAISDARSPFRERNN